One stretch of Hydrogenovibrio kuenenii DSM 12350 DNA includes these proteins:
- the ruvA gene encoding Holliday junction branch migration protein RuvA, whose product MIGFLSGKLHAKQPPMLLIDVNGVGYEVEAPMSTFYALGEAGSQVTVVTHMHVREDAMLLFGFATELERSLFRELVKVNGIGAKMAIGILSAMTVNEFVGLVEIADTTALTKIPGVGKKTAERLVIEMRDRLKGWQGEAWSGLTASTTASSATAAIQGANVSTAIQALIALGYKSAQAEKMVQAVPEGLSTEETIRKALQSIKL is encoded by the coding sequence ATGATTGGCTTTTTATCTGGAAAACTTCATGCAAAACAACCACCGATGTTGCTGATCGATGTCAATGGCGTTGGTTATGAAGTTGAAGCACCTATGTCTACTTTTTATGCGCTTGGAGAGGCGGGTAGTCAGGTAACGGTGGTTACACACATGCATGTGCGTGAAGATGCTATGCTGTTGTTTGGCTTTGCCACAGAATTGGAAAGAAGCTTATTTCGTGAACTGGTTAAGGTAAACGGCATTGGTGCGAAGATGGCTATCGGTATTTTATCGGCAATGACTGTTAATGAATTTGTTGGCTTGGTGGAAATTGCTGATACCACTGCATTGACCAAAATCCCAGGCGTGGGCAAAAAGACTGCCGAGCGCTTGGTGATCGAAATGCGAGATCGACTAAAAGGATGGCAAGGTGAAGCATGGTCAGGTTTGACTGCTTCAACAACAGCTTCATCTGCAACTGCTGCTATTCAGGGGGCAAATGTATCAACGGCGATACAGGCACTGATTGCCTTAGGTTATAAATCTGCACAAGCAGAGAAAATGGTTCAAGCTGTACCAGAAGGTTTGAGTACAGAAGAAACCATTCGTAAGGCATTACAGTCCATCAAACTTTAA
- the ruvB gene encoding Holliday junction branch migration DNA helicase RuvB, which yields MIETDRIVGGQAQEEDMYVSPSVRPQIIADYIGQQAVREQLQLSITAAKMRSEHLDHVLLYGPPGLGKTTLSHIIAQEMGVTLRQTSGPVIEKPGDLAAILTRLEPHDVLFVDEIHRLSPIVEEVLYPAMEDFQIDIVIGEGPAAQSVKIDIPPFTLVGATTRAGLLTSPLRDRFGIVQRLEFYSVEELSQIVHRSANILGIESDEMGAIEIAKRSRGTPRIANRLLRRVRDFAQVKGNGVVTVEIADAALNLLEVDPLGLDKMDRRLLELLIHKFEGRPVGIDSISTALGEERGTIEDVIEPFLVQHGFLVRTPRGRVVTKHAFKHLGLDMPEKEFFD from the coding sequence ATGATTGAAACAGATCGAATTGTCGGAGGCCAGGCTCAAGAAGAAGACATGTATGTGTCTCCAAGCGTCCGCCCTCAAATTATTGCCGACTATATCGGTCAGCAAGCAGTTCGCGAACAGCTTCAACTTTCGATTACAGCTGCCAAAATGCGTAGTGAACACTTGGATCATGTGCTACTTTACGGCCCACCAGGGCTGGGTAAAACCACGCTTTCTCATATTATTGCGCAAGAAATGGGCGTAACGTTGCGCCAAACGTCAGGTCCGGTTATTGAAAAACCAGGTGATCTTGCGGCTATTCTGACGCGTCTTGAACCCCATGATGTTTTGTTTGTAGATGAAATTCATCGTTTGAGTCCTATCGTGGAAGAAGTGCTTTATCCTGCAATGGAAGACTTTCAGATTGATATCGTGATTGGCGAAGGCCCAGCAGCGCAAAGTGTCAAAATTGATATTCCACCTTTTACCTTAGTGGGCGCGACGACGCGTGCGGGCTTACTGACGTCTCCTCTAAGAGATCGTTTTGGTATCGTGCAGCGTTTGGAGTTTTATTCGGTTGAAGAGCTAAGCCAGATTGTTCATCGTTCTGCGAATATTCTCGGTATTGAGTCGGATGAGATGGGGGCGATAGAAATTGCCAAACGTTCACGAGGTACACCACGTATTGCAAACCGTTTATTGCGACGCGTAAGAGATTTTGCGCAGGTAAAAGGTAATGGCGTGGTGACGGTAGAAATTGCGGATGCAGCGTTAAATCTTTTAGAAGTCGACCCTTTAGGGCTGGATAAGATGGATCGCCGCTTACTGGAACTGTTGATTCATAAATTTGAAGGGCGTCCGGTTGGTATTGACAGTATTTCGACGGCTTTGGGTGAAGAGCGGGGTACGATTGAAGATGTGATTGAACCCTTTTTGGTTCAGCATGGCTTTTTGGTAAGAACCCCGCGCGGCAGAGTGGTAACGAAACATGCTTTTAAACATTTAGGTTTGGATATGCCTGAAAAAGAATTTTTTGATTAA
- the tolQ gene encoding protein TolQ produces MSDGLSLTELVFHASPVVQGVMALLLIMSIMSWAIIFAKSYQLKKARQAANEFDELFWNTPELSVLYNQINNGDLQMTGSSLIFDAGFKEFVRLKKQGVKDASDLVTGTQRVMKVAFTKQAEIMENRIASLATVGSSAPYIGLFGTVWGVMHAFASLGDVQNATLSTVAPGISEALIATAIGLFAAIPASVAFNRLTVKAEKLITQYENFAEGFLTIIQRQAHLAEQAEDKG; encoded by the coding sequence ATGAGTGATGGTTTGTCTTTAACAGAATTGGTCTTTCACGCCAGCCCTGTTGTTCAAGGGGTGATGGCGTTGTTGCTGATTATGTCGATTATGTCTTGGGCGATTATTTTCGCCAAATCTTATCAGTTGAAAAAAGCCAGACAAGCTGCGAATGAATTTGATGAGCTGTTTTGGAATACGCCTGAACTTTCCGTGCTGTATAACCAAATTAATAATGGTGATCTGCAGATGACGGGTTCGTCACTTATTTTTGATGCCGGCTTTAAAGAGTTTGTTCGTCTTAAAAAGCAAGGCGTGAAGGATGCGTCAGACTTGGTGACAGGTACACAACGTGTCATGAAAGTTGCTTTTACCAAGCAAGCTGAAATTATGGAAAACCGTATTGCTTCTTTAGCAACAGTAGGATCTTCTGCACCTTATATCGGGCTGTTTGGAACAGTGTGGGGGGTTATGCATGCATTCGCCTCACTGGGAGATGTACAAAACGCCACACTTTCTACAGTTGCACCGGGTATTTCGGAAGCCTTGATTGCGACAGCGATTGGTTTGTTTGCAGCGATTCCTGCTTCAGTAGCTTTTAACCGCCTGACAGTTAAAGCAGAAAAACTGATTACGCAATACGAAAATTTTGCAGAAGGGTTTCTGACAATTATTCAACGTCAAGCACACTTGGCAGAACAAGCAGAAGACAAAGGGTAA
- a CDS encoding biopolymer transporter ExbD, protein MSMRSSLRNGNRKKLMSEMNVVPYIDVTLILLIIFMITAPIVQQAVTVNLPQTPKIQNKKKATSQQVPFVISVTKEGYYKTSDDPKTLLSFGDIAAQIVARAQLHPNQQFTIQGDRLTPYQNVMRLFVTLKANGVEKVSLVTQPEQ, encoded by the coding sequence ATGTCGATGCGCTCAAGCCTAAGAAATGGCAACCGTAAAAAGCTGATGTCTGAAATGAACGTCGTGCCTTATATCGACGTTACTTTGATATTGTTAATTATCTTTATGATTACGGCGCCGATTGTGCAGCAAGCCGTTACGGTTAACCTGCCACAAACGCCTAAGATTCAAAATAAGAAAAAAGCCACTTCTCAGCAGGTGCCTTTTGTTATCAGTGTCACCAAAGAAGGGTATTACAAAACATCAGATGACCCAAAGACGTTATTGAGTTTTGGTGATATTGCTGCGCAGATTGTTGCACGAGCACAATTACACCCGAATCAACAATTTACTATCCAAGGGGATCGTTTAACACCTTATCAGAATGTGATGCGATTATTTGTCACACTAAAAGCAAACGGTGTTGAAAAAGTTTCTTTGGTTACTCAGCCTGAACAGTAG
- the tolA gene encoding cell envelope integrity protein TolA: MIPFILRHPVAFSFAVLLHIFILLGLTYQNFMSPDDNTIQVTLTSPDDKATGEKTTVEKMKPMKTTLLDAKTVQAALDKVKKEEADKKRQQKELAAKTQAEKRRIALLQQQKMAERKKIEQAKLQTEAENRKAEEAAKLAAIQKQKVEAEKQRAIAESQKAEQAKKEALLAEKQRQEAKKQVEQAQAARKAEEAKKLALQEQIKQHSEEKKLLEQEALKARLLKEQEEQETQIQQQIAAEEAKKREKAKAKQLQDLTEVYKTTIASAVRQNWRTAAKISDKAECLITITQTPNGMVSSVKVNQCNQYANAQFKKDAESAVLRSQPLPQPPMKELFDRNIQFKFKP, from the coding sequence ATGATTCCATTTATTTTAAGACACCCCGTTGCATTTTCCTTCGCTGTGCTTCTCCATATCTTTATTTTATTGGGGCTTACGTATCAGAATTTTATGTCACCGGATGACAATACCATTCAGGTTACTTTGACTTCACCGGACGATAAAGCGACAGGTGAAAAGACAACTGTAGAAAAAATGAAGCCAATGAAAACGACTTTGTTGGATGCAAAAACAGTGCAAGCGGCATTAGATAAAGTTAAGAAAGAAGAAGCTGATAAAAAGCGTCAGCAAAAAGAGTTGGCTGCTAAAACCCAAGCGGAAAAGCGCAGAATTGCTTTGCTACAACAGCAAAAAATGGCTGAGCGTAAGAAGATAGAACAAGCTAAATTGCAAACCGAAGCGGAAAATCGTAAAGCGGAAGAAGCAGCTAAGCTTGCAGCAATTCAAAAACAAAAAGTCGAAGCTGAAAAACAGCGTGCCATAGCTGAATCACAAAAGGCTGAACAGGCTAAAAAAGAAGCTTTATTGGCTGAAAAACAGCGCCAAGAAGCTAAAAAGCAGGTTGAGCAGGCGCAAGCTGCGCGTAAAGCGGAAGAAGCTAAAAAATTGGCACTACAAGAACAGATTAAGCAGCATTCGGAAGAGAAAAAACTTCTAGAGCAAGAGGCTTTAAAAGCCAGATTGCTTAAAGAGCAAGAAGAACAGGAAACACAAATTCAGCAACAGATAGCTGCTGAAGAAGCTAAAAAACGTGAAAAAGCAAAAGCCAAACAATTACAGGATTTGACGGAAGTTTATAAAACAACCATTGCCTCAGCAGTGAGACAGAACTGGCGTACGGCAGCTAAGATTTCTGACAAAGCAGAGTGTTTGATTACCATTACGCAAACACCTAACGGTATGGTGAGTAGTGTTAAAGTGAACCAGTGTAATCAGTATGCTAATGCCCAGTTCAAAAAGGATGCTGAAAGTGCGGTATTGCGTTCACAGCCGCTACCTCAGCCGCCAATGAAAGAATTGTTTGATCGTAACATTCAATTCAAATTTAAACCTTAA
- the tolB gene encoding Tol-Pal system beta propeller repeat protein TolB, protein MSIYRHMNRFVYRLVVLTFLLSWFSVAKADLTIEIDHSSTNATPIAIVPFEWKDPNDAPPQDLAQIIGADLDRSGKFRPVDDAKLPARPSKLEDINFPDWRALGADNMLIGSIQKNAQGNYDIEMRFIDILRQEQVIGKKWTNIPARLLRQVAHVISDMLYKELTGIRGAYNTKIAYVVVRKVDGKRQYSLEIADSDGFNAQPILKSSEPIMSPSWSPDGKQLAYVSFENGRSEIVLQSLDGKMRKIIAKFKGINGAPAWSPDGKNLALTLSKDGSADIYIMNMKTGKLRRITRNLAIETESTWAPNGHSLFFNSDRRGQPQIFQAFLDTGEIRRISFIGRYNSNPAVSPDGRYVAMINGNNNGFNVALLDLYTNDFRLMTKTYLDESPSFSPNGEMILYAMNKNGKARLAVVSIDNSVTQVLSVKDGEVRAPSWGPYLN, encoded by the coding sequence ATGTCTATATATCGTCATATGAATCGGTTTGTATATCGCTTAGTTGTTTTAACTTTCTTGCTGAGTTGGTTTTCAGTTGCGAAAGCTGATTTAACGATTGAAATAGATCATAGTTCAACCAATGCGACGCCGATTGCGATCGTTCCGTTCGAGTGGAAAGATCCGAATGATGCTCCGCCCCAAGATCTGGCGCAGATTATTGGCGCAGACTTAGACCGTAGTGGAAAGTTCCGTCCGGTGGATGATGCGAAGTTACCTGCAAGACCCTCTAAACTGGAAGATATTAATTTTCCAGACTGGCGTGCGTTGGGTGCAGACAATATGCTGATTGGTAGTATTCAGAAAAACGCACAAGGCAATTATGATATTGAAATGCGTTTTATCGATATTTTGCGCCAAGAGCAAGTCATTGGTAAAAAATGGACGAATATTCCCGCCCGATTGTTGCGCCAGGTTGCCCATGTAATCAGTGATATGTTGTACAAAGAGTTGACCGGTATTCGTGGCGCTTACAACACTAAGATTGCGTACGTTGTTGTGAGAAAAGTTGATGGAAAAAGACAATACAGTTTAGAAATCGCTGACTCTGATGGCTTTAACGCACAGCCGATTTTGAAATCTTCTGAACCGATTATGTCGCCAAGCTGGTCTCCTGACGGGAAGCAACTTGCCTATGTATCGTTTGAAAATGGTCGTTCGGAAATAGTGCTGCAAAGTTTAGATGGCAAAATGCGTAAAATCATAGCCAAGTTTAAAGGTATAAATGGCGCGCCAGCCTGGTCACCTGATGGTAAAAATTTAGCATTAACGCTTTCTAAAGACGGTTCTGCTGACATTTATATTATGAATATGAAAACTGGAAAGTTACGACGCATCACGCGTAACCTAGCAATTGAGACAGAGTCGACTTGGGCACCGAATGGACACTCTCTATTCTTTAACTCAGACCGTCGTGGGCAACCACAAATCTTTCAGGCGTTTTTAGACACGGGAGAGATTCGTCGTATTTCTTTTATAGGGCGTTACAATTCAAATCCTGCGGTTTCGCCTGATGGACGCTATGTTGCTATGATTAATGGCAATAACAATGGGTTTAATGTTGCCTTGTTGGACTTATATACCAATGATTTCCGCCTGATGACGAAAACCTATCTTGATGAATCGCCAAGTTTCTCGCCTAATGGAGAAATGATTCTTTATGCGATGAATAAGAATGGTAAAGCACGTTTAGCAGTTGTTTCTATCGATAATAGTGTCACGCAAGTTCTAAGCGTGAAAGACGGAGAAGTAAGAGCGCCTTCTTGGGGACCTTACTTAAACTAG
- a CDS encoding OmpA family protein gives MQSEKMLKTATNITQKTASKSLMVIGVLSLFSVMSLTGCSTLPKKSSADSDQATASQTEDGAATSSSSEDKGVEVIGANGANGQDISGSNLNGSQTGQNSGEQAQVYKPVIYFDYDQYEVSDKGVDIAKYYAKILVDNPQESVKLIGNTDERGTPGYNLALGEKRAKAVEQVMMLYGVSQAQIEVVSMGEENPAVDGHDEAAWEKNRRVEIKINQ, from the coding sequence ATGCAGAGTGAAAAAATGCTGAAAACAGCAACAAATATCACGCAAAAGACAGCAAGCAAATCTTTAATGGTAATTGGCGTTTTATCGCTATTTTCCGTCATGTCCTTAACCGGTTGTAGCACTCTGCCGAAAAAGTCATCTGCTGATTCAGACCAAGCTACCGCATCACAAACTGAAGACGGTGCAGCTACCTCATCGAGCTCCGAAGATAAGGGCGTAGAAGTTATCGGTGCAAATGGTGCTAATGGACAAGATATTAGTGGTTCAAATTTAAATGGTAGCCAGACAGGTCAAAATTCGGGTGAGCAAGCTCAGGTATACAAACCAGTTATCTACTTTGATTACGATCAATATGAAGTGAGTGACAAAGGGGTTGATATCGCCAAGTATTACGCGAAAATTTTGGTTGATAATCCTCAAGAATCCGTAAAATTAATCGGGAATACCGATGAGCGTGGTACACCGGGTTATAACCTTGCGTTGGGTGAAAAGCGTGCTAAAGCCGTTGAGCAAGTGATGATGCTTTACGGTGTGTCTCAAGCACAAATCGAAGTGGTTTCAATGGGGGAAGAGAACCCTGCGGTAGATGGTCATGATGAAGCTGCATGGGAAAAAAATCGTCGTGTTGAAATCAAAATTAACCAATAA
- the ybgF gene encoding tol-pal system protein YbgF: MGKKEKVFVLGVVLLSLFSVQAFAKEQSLEDRVARLERMVNNPVLIQLSRQLAEQEREIQDMHDLIDRMNYKMDQLTKQQNERYKETDDRLSKLEAAAQKQAADAQSDAVDTDDTPADTATNQAAVAPVAVTTKKTASTKVGTNAKVSAKAKGTKTKDAKAAKTASDVVKPIATHAPTKAENAAYQDAFALIKSSNYKSAAKAFSVFRNKYPKSALASNASYWAAESYLVLEQPDKAIKAFQDVNQTYPDSAKAPAALLRLGDTYVNQSQVADAKSTYQLLIKQYPKSKMAAKAKKRMAALKKKK, from the coding sequence ATGGGCAAAAAGGAAAAAGTGTTTGTACTAGGTGTTGTGCTGCTTTCGCTGTTTTCTGTTCAGGCCTTTGCCAAAGAGCAGTCGCTTGAAGATCGTGTCGCGCGCCTGGAAAGAATGGTGAATAATCCTGTTTTGATTCAGTTAAGTAGACAGTTAGCTGAACAAGAGCGTGAAATTCAAGATATGCATGACTTGATTGATCGCATGAACTATAAAATGGATCAGCTTACAAAACAGCAGAATGAACGTTATAAAGAAACTGATGACCGTTTAAGTAAGTTAGAAGCAGCAGCGCAAAAGCAGGCAGCGGATGCGCAATCTGATGCAGTGGATACTGATGATACGCCAGCTGATACAGCAACCAACCAAGCCGCGGTTGCTCCTGTAGCAGTGACTACAAAGAAAACAGCTTCGACGAAAGTTGGTACGAATGCTAAGGTTTCCGCAAAAGCTAAAGGCACTAAAACAAAGGATGCTAAAGCAGCAAAAACCGCAAGTGACGTCGTTAAGCCAATTGCTACTCATGCACCGACTAAAGCGGAAAACGCAGCTTACCAAGATGCTTTTGCTCTGATTAAGTCATCAAACTATAAAAGTGCTGCGAAAGCTTTCTCGGTTTTCCGTAATAAATATCCTAAAAGTGCTTTAGCAAGTAACGCTTCTTATTGGGCAGCAGAGTCTTATCTTGTTTTGGAGCAACCCGATAAAGCCATTAAAGCATTTCAAGATGTGAATCAAACTTACCCTGATTCAGCTAAAGCACCAGCGGCATTATTACGCTTGGGTGATACCTATGTGAATCAATCACAGGTTGCGGATGCGAAATCAACTTATCAGTTGCTAATCAAGCAGTATCCAAAGTCAAAAATGGCAGCTAAGGCCAAAAAGCGAATGGCTGCCCTAAAAAAGAAAAAATAA
- the queC gene encoding 7-cyano-7-deazaguanine synthase QueC, translating to MKTENKRAVVLLSGGLDSTTVLAIAQSQGYECHALSFDYGQRHQVELQAALRIAEAANVASHRVMQMNMHAIGGSALTDNNIDVPIGGVEDNTIPVTYVPARNTIFLSYALGLAEVIDADTICIGVNAVDYSGYPDCRPEYIEAFEKMANLATKKGIEGHKTHIETPLISMTKAEIIQAGVSLGVDYGLTVSCYQANEEGEACGVCDSCRLRKQGFADAGVADPTHYFSH from the coding sequence ATGAAAACAGAAAATAAACGCGCTGTTGTTCTTTTATCTGGCGGTCTAGACTCAACAACGGTACTGGCGATTGCGCAGTCACAAGGCTATGAGTGTCACGCTTTAAGCTTTGATTACGGGCAACGCCATCAAGTAGAGTTGCAAGCCGCACTACGCATTGCAGAAGCTGCTAATGTGGCCTCTCATCGTGTCATGCAAATGAATATGCACGCCATTGGCGGTTCTGCTTTGACCGATAATAATATTGACGTGCCGATAGGTGGCGTGGAAGACAACACCATTCCAGTTACTTATGTACCTGCACGTAATACCATTTTCTTATCCTACGCACTTGGTTTGGCAGAAGTGATAGATGCCGATACGATTTGTATCGGTGTTAATGCTGTCGATTATTCTGGTTACCCTGATTGTCGTCCAGAGTATATTGAAGCCTTTGAAAAGATGGCTAATCTAGCAACAAAAAAAGGTATAGAAGGGCACAAGACGCATATTGAAACGCCATTGATCTCTATGACCAAAGCAGAGATTATTCAAGCAGGGGTGTCTCTAGGCGTAGATTATGGATTGACGGTCTCTTGTTATCAAGCAAACGAAGAAGGCGAAGCTTGCGGTGTTTGCGACTCATGTCGTCTGAGGAAACAAGGCTTTGCTGACGCGGGTGTTGCTGACCCAACGCATTACTTTTCTCATTGA
- a CDS encoding type I secretion system permease/ATPase, whose product MDSGLYCTHTISRFFGLATNIDQLRRQYVKPEEQATTIDILRIFKSIGLKAKEVNVKHSSLSNIPLPAIAQKSTGEYFILAKKVISHEAEGYLVQEPGSNEVEVKDEQWLKENWNGRLVLVTKRAGFSNSSTAFGFKWFVPALLKYKTILSEVLIASAFIQFFALLTPIFFQVVMDKVMAHKGFTTLDVLAMGLVFVAIFDVILSGLRSYILTHTTSRVDVELGAKLYNHTLALPLAYFQTRRVGDSVARIREVDTIREFITGSALTLTIDLGFTLIIIAVLFLYSPMLTLIVLGAIPFFILLSFLITPVLRKRLNEKFAHGAERQSFLVESISGVETIKSLSIEPDSQRRWEDQSAAYVQASFKANNLNNIANQSAEFISKIMMLGILYFGAHAVIAGDLTIGQFIAFNMLAGRVSGPILKIVHLWQDFQQAGISVKRLGDILNMPTEPKYNPSRTTLPNLKGKVEFDHVSFKYRPDGKEIIKNFSLSVEPGQVIGLVGRSGSGKSTLTKLIQRLYSPATGRVLVDGIDLNMVNTSWLRSQIGVVLQENFLFNRSIRENIAVADPGVPIERVIHAAKLSGAHDFILELEEGYDTLVEEQGVNLSGGQRQRIAIARALINNPSILILDEATSALDYESESIIQRNMKAISHNRTVFIIAHRLSTVRDANHIVVMDKGRIVEQGDHERLIHQKGFYAELWAHQNRKPMVQNRSQQGSAKGKTA is encoded by the coding sequence ATGGATTCGGGTTTATATTGCACGCACACAATTTCCCGTTTTTTTGGTTTAGCGACTAATATTGATCAGCTTAGGCGTCAATATGTTAAGCCAGAAGAACAGGCTACTACTATAGACATTCTTCGTATTTTTAAATCTATTGGTTTGAAAGCAAAAGAAGTTAATGTAAAACATTCAAGTCTATCTAATATACCTCTACCTGCTATTGCACAGAAGTCGACGGGTGAATACTTTATTCTTGCCAAAAAAGTTATTTCTCATGAAGCTGAAGGCTATTTAGTTCAAGAGCCAGGCTCTAACGAAGTTGAAGTCAAAGATGAACAGTGGCTGAAAGAAAACTGGAACGGTCGCCTTGTTTTGGTAACCAAAAGGGCAGGGTTTTCTAATAGTTCGACAGCATTTGGTTTTAAATGGTTTGTTCCCGCTTTACTTAAATACAAAACTATTCTTTCCGAAGTGCTTATTGCATCAGCATTCATCCAGTTTTTTGCGCTATTAACCCCCATTTTCTTCCAGGTGGTTATGGACAAGGTCATGGCTCATAAGGGGTTTACGACCCTTGATGTTTTAGCTATGGGCTTGGTGTTCGTCGCTATTTTTGATGTCATCCTTTCCGGCTTAAGAAGTTACATTCTGACGCATACAACCAGTAGAGTTGATGTCGAGTTAGGGGCTAAACTTTATAATCATACGCTTGCTTTACCTCTGGCCTATTTTCAGACGAGACGAGTGGGAGATAGTGTTGCCAGAATTAGAGAAGTAGACACAATTCGTGAATTCATCACCGGTTCGGCACTAACGCTCACCATTGATCTGGGGTTTACCCTCATCATTATTGCGGTCTTGTTCTTGTATAGCCCAATGCTCACGCTAATTGTTTTAGGTGCCATTCCATTTTTTATTCTTCTATCCTTCTTGATTACGCCGGTTCTGAGAAAGCGCCTCAATGAAAAATTTGCTCATGGTGCTGAAAGACAGTCCTTTTTAGTGGAAAGCATTTCTGGTGTTGAAACCATTAAATCTTTGTCTATAGAGCCGGACAGTCAACGCCGTTGGGAAGATCAATCTGCTGCTTATGTTCAGGCATCCTTTAAGGCCAATAACCTAAACAATATCGCCAACCAATCGGCAGAGTTTATCAGCAAAATCATGATGCTAGGTATTTTGTACTTTGGAGCGCATGCGGTGATTGCTGGGGACTTAACTATCGGTCAGTTCATCGCCTTTAATATGCTAGCAGGCAGAGTTAGTGGGCCTATTCTTAAAATTGTGCATTTATGGCAAGATTTTCAACAGGCAGGTATTTCCGTTAAGCGGCTGGGTGATATTCTAAACATGCCAACCGAACCCAAATACAATCCAAGTAGAACAACTCTACCTAATTTAAAAGGCAAGGTAGAGTTTGATCACGTGTCTTTTAAATATCGTCCAGATGGAAAAGAGATTATTAAGAACTTCTCATTATCTGTTGAACCAGGTCAAGTGATAGGTTTGGTAGGGCGCTCTGGTTCTGGCAAAAGCACTTTGACCAAACTTATCCAAAGACTCTATTCACCTGCTACAGGTCGGGTGCTTGTTGATGGTATTGACTTAAATATGGTTAATACCAGCTGGTTGAGAAGCCAAATCGGCGTTGTGCTCCAAGAAAATTTCCTTTTCAACCGTAGTATTCGAGAAAACATTGCGGTTGCCGACCCGGGTGTGCCGATTGAACGCGTCATTCATGCGGCCAAGCTTTCAGGTGCGCATGACTTTATTTTGGAGCTTGAAGAAGGTTATGACACCTTGGTCGAAGAACAGGGAGTGAATCTATCAGGTGGTCAACGTCAACGTATCGCCATTGCTAGAGCCTTAATCAATAACCCAAGTATTTTGATATTAGATGAAGCCACTTCTGCATTGGATTATGAGTCTGAAAGCATTATTCAGAGAAACATGAAAGCCATTAGCCATAATCGGACAGTGTTTATTATCGCTCATAGGCTCTCAACCGTTAGAGATGCCAATCATATTGTTGTTATGGATAAAGGCCGGATTGTAGAACAGGGCGATCACGAAAGGTTAATTCATCAAAAAGGTTTCTATGCGGAACTTTGGGCGCATCAAAATCGTAAACCGATGGTACAGAACCGCAGTCAACAAGGTTCTGCCAAAGGGAAAACGGCATGA